The Pseudomonas putida nucleotide sequence ATGATCGCGATGCGATGGCCGATGCGGATGGCTTCTTCGATGTCGTGGGAAATGAAGATGATGGTGCGCTGCTGCTCGGCCTGCAGGCGCATCAGTTCGCCTTGCATTTCGCTGCGGATCAGTGGATCGAGGGCGGAAAACGCCTCGTCCATCAGCAGGATCGTCGGGTCGTTGGCCAACGCCCGGGCCAGGCCCACGCGCTGCTGCATGCCGCCGGAGAGCTGGTGCGGGTAGCTGTGCTCGTGGCCGGCCAGGCCCACCTGGCTCAGTGCTTCCCGGGCACGGCTGTGGCGCTCGGCTTCGGGCACACCTGCGATTTCGAGGCCAAAGGCGGTGTTTTCCAGCACGCTCATGTGCGGCATCAGGGCGAAGGACTGGAACACCATGCCCATTTCCTTGCGGCGCACATCGAGCAGGGCTTTGTCGGAGAGCCCGGTGATTTCCTTGCCGTTGAGGTGGATGCTGCCGGAGGTGGGTTCGATCAGGCGGTTGAACAGCCGCACCATGGTCGACTTGCCCGAACCGGACAGGCCCATGATGACGAAGATCTCGCCACGCTTGACGGAAAAGCTTGCATCGAACACGCCGACGACATGGCCGGTCTTGCTGAAGATTTCGTGCTTGTCGGCACCGTTGCGCAGCATCTCCATGGCCATGTCCGGGTTATTGCCGAACACTTTGTAGATATTATTTACCGAGAGTATTTCATCGCCTTGGTACATATGACCCTCATTATTATATTTATGACCAATTATGAGCGGCAGCGCATCGTCAGTTAGATGCGTACCTGGATTGGCAGGCGGCCCGCAATGGCGAGCGAGGCAAACTTGTTTTTTGCCAATGTAACGCGCCCCTCGGTAGGTGCATTGTATATCTGTGTCAATTTGTATTATAAAGCCCCGCCCCTGGCAGCCCGTCGCGCCACGGCATCCTATTTATTGTCATAACCGTAATATCCGCAGCCCTTGGCCCTGCTCATCATCTGGCTCAGGGGCGCCCTGCCCGTGCGCTGCATACAACAACAAGATTCGGACGACCATGAACAACCCATCAGGCGCCCAGAAACACAAGGGCTACCGCCGCATCATCCCGTCGATGACAGCGTTGCTGCAGTTCGAGGCCGTGGCCCGGCTCAACAGCTTCACCCTGGCCGCCACCGAGCTGGGCGTGACCCAGGCGGCGGTCAGCAAGCAGGTCAAGGTGCTCGAAGAGAACCTCGGCGCGCTGCTGTTCCACCGTGCGCACCGCAACATCAGCCTGACCGATGCTGGCGACATCTTGTTCGCCAGCATTTCCGAGTCGTTGCAACGGGTGGCCAGTGCCTTTGACCAGA carries:
- a CDS encoding quaternary amine ABC transporter ATP-binding protein, which translates into the protein MYQGDEILSVNNIYKVFGNNPDMAMEMLRNGADKHEIFSKTGHVVGVFDASFSVKRGEIFVIMGLSGSGKSTMVRLFNRLIEPTSGSIHLNGKEITGLSDKALLDVRRKEMGMVFQSFALMPHMSVLENTAFGLEIAGVPEAERHSRAREALSQVGLAGHEHSYPHQLSGGMQQRVGLARALANDPTILLMDEAFSALDPLIRSEMQGELMRLQAEQQRTIIFISHDIEEAIRIGHRIAIMEGGRVVQIGTPQELINQPANDYVRSFFKSFNSRCQCSVLAKNAPLQSVSRH